A genome region from Megalobrama amblycephala isolate DHTTF-2021 linkage group LG18, ASM1881202v1, whole genome shotgun sequence includes the following:
- the LOC125253024 gene encoding C-type lectin domain family 17, member A-like: MDSKRPKIYKRTHGNSSAEIQELDREDGEEMITDANRDTKNHDVRTETENSDTAIYQTLQHSGSVCVRIRSSRAAPVCLVLLCVLLLTAVIVLAIKLTKTVDEFYIKYQNITEEINELRKRKTILKENTTNLSNYNKTLNTEKLTLQKEMKELRQRIHKIDGWSCYQSSLYFISSEKKSWTESRRYCTERGADLIIINNREEQEYLKQVPGGTDVWIGLTDSDVENTWKWVDGTNMTSGFWRDGAPSDSAGDKDCAINLPSGFADYSCKKTFKWICEKNTS; the protein is encoded by the exons ATGGACTCCAAAAGACCGAAAATCTACAAGAGGACTCACGGCAATAGTAGCGCTGAGATACAAGAACTGGACAGAGAAGATGGTGAGGAGATGATCACTGATGCCAACAGAGACACAAAGAATCATGACGTCAGGACAGAGACAGAGAACTCAGACACCGCCATATATCAAACACTTCAACACTCAG GAAGTGTTTGTGTGAGGATCAGAAGCTCCAGAGCAGCTCCAGTGTGTTTGGTGCTGCTGTGTGTTCTTCTGCTGACTGCAGTCATAGTGCTGGCCATCAAACTCACTAAAACGGTTGATGAGTTTTACATCAAGTACCAAAACATCACAGAAGAGATAAATGagttaagaaaaagaaaaacaatcttGAAAGAGAATACTACAAATTTatcaaattataataaaacCCTGAATACAGAAAAATTGACATTACAGAAGGAGATGAAAGAACTGAGGCAACGGATACATAAAAtag ATGGATGGAGTTGCTATCAATCCAGTCTTTACTTCATTTCCTCTGAGAAGAAGAGCTGGACTGAGAGCAGAAGATACTGTACAGAGAGAGGAGCAgatctgatcatcataaacaaCAGAGAGGAACAA GAGTATTTAAAACAAGTTCCAGGTGGCACTGATGTCTGGATTGGTCTGACTGACAGTGATGTGGAGAACACATGGAAATGGGTTGATGGCACCAACATGACCTCTGG GTTCTGGAGGGATGGAGCACCAAGTGATAGCGCTGGTGATAAGGATTGTGCCATAAATCTGCCATCAGGGTTTGCTGATTATTCAtgtaaaaaaacttttaaatggatCTGTGAGAAGAACACATCTTAA
- the LOC125252317 gene encoding CD209 antigen-like protein D, producing CDEIQGLLKEKDKLEKDISNTTNQNNQLNEEKKQLLAQFLDGWKCNQSSLYYISSDTKNWAESREDCLNRGADLIIINNREEQESFKTNAEFWIGLNDSDVEGTWKWVDGSTLTSGFWASGQPNMGKEENCAVLNPLGWYGYPCDNVFKWICE from the exons TGTGATGAGATCCAAGGCTTGTTAAAAGAGAAAGATAAATTGGAGAAAGACATTAGCAACACGACTAATCAAAATAACCAGTTAAATGAGGAGAAAAAACAACTGTTAGCACAATTTTTGG ATGGATGGAAGTGCAATCAATCCAGTTTATACTACATTTCCTCTGACACGAAGAACTGGGCTGAAAGTAGAGAAGACTGTTTGAACAGAGGAGCAgatctgatcatcataaacaaCAGAGAGGAACAA GAGTCTTTTAAAACTAATGCTGAATTCTGGATTGGTCTAAATGACAGTGATGTGGAGGGCACATGGAAATGGGTTGATGGCAGCACACTGACCTCTGG GTTCTGGGCGTCTGGACAGCCCAACATGGGCAAAGAGGAAAACTGTGCTGTGCTGAATCCATTAGGGTGGTATGGTTATCCATgtgataatgtttttaaatggatatgtgag